One stretch of Novosphingobium pentaromativorans US6-1 DNA includes these proteins:
- a CDS encoding pyruvate, water dikinase regulatory protein, with protein sequence MARIHLHLLSDSTGETLEMIAKAALAQFDDSEVLRHFWPMVRSQQHLDRIMGEIAANPGLVFFTLVNEETRGRLEERCHTLGLPALAVLDNVTDALEAHLGQEAKGRPGRQHRLDDAYFARVDAIQFTIAHDDGIAWEDWEDSDIILAGVSRTSKTPTSIYLANRGYKVANIPIVVESPPPQALFGLRRPMVVGLTTAPERLIQVRRNRLLSLSQSPDTDYVQAEKVESEVKYARRMFADNSWPVIDVTRRSIEETAAAIINLYNERKASGIKGPVGPKPI encoded by the coding sequence ATGGCGCGAATTCACTTACATCTGCTTTCGGATTCCACCGGCGAAACCCTGGAAATGATCGCCAAGGCAGCGCTCGCCCAGTTCGACGACAGCGAAGTCCTGCGCCATTTCTGGCCGATGGTCCGTTCGCAGCAGCACCTCGACCGCATCATGGGGGAAATCGCCGCCAATCCCGGTCTCGTCTTCTTCACGCTGGTGAATGAAGAAACGCGCGGAAGGCTGGAAGAGCGGTGCCACACGCTGGGGCTTCCCGCCCTTGCCGTGCTCGACAACGTGACCGACGCGCTCGAGGCGCATTTGGGACAGGAAGCGAAGGGGCGTCCCGGTCGCCAGCACCGCCTCGACGATGCCTACTTCGCGCGCGTCGATGCGATCCAGTTCACGATTGCCCACGATGACGGGATCGCATGGGAAGACTGGGAAGATTCCGATATCATTCTCGCGGGCGTATCGCGCACGTCCAAGACGCCGACGAGCATCTATCTCGCCAATCGCGGCTACAAGGTCGCGAATATCCCCATCGTGGTGGAAAGTCCGCCGCCGCAGGCCCTCTTCGGTCTGCGCCGGCCGATGGTAGTCGGTCTGACGACGGCGCCGGAGCGCCTCATCCAGGTGCGCCGCAACCGCCTGCTTTCGCTGAGCCAGTCGCCCGATACCGACTATGTGCAGGCGGAAAAGGTGGAAAGCGAGGTCAAATACGCGCGCCGCATGTTCGCCGATAATTCGTGGCCGGTCATCGACGTCACCCGCCGCTCGATCGAGGAAACGGCTGCGGCGATCATCAACCTGTACAACGAGCGCAAGGCCTCGGGCATCAAGGGCCCGGTCGGACCCAAGCCGATCTGA
- a CDS encoding Maf family protein: MIVLASKSASRRAMLEAAQIPFCTQPAHVDERAIEADLGAVPAGEVALALARAKALAVSHNAPGTLVLGSDSLVTCDGFRFDKPGTREAATEHLRFFSGKVMKLHSAAALARDGEVVWADGGLAELHVIAMSDGFIADYLEAEWPEVSGCVGVFRFEGRGVQLFEKVDGDYFTILGMPLLKVQAALRQLGVMKK, from the coding sequence ATGATCGTTCTCGCATCCAAGAGTGCATCGCGTCGCGCGATGCTGGAAGCTGCCCAGATTCCCTTCTGCACGCAGCCGGCACATGTCGACGAACGTGCGATCGAAGCAGATCTTGGCGCGGTTCCGGCTGGTGAAGTCGCGCTCGCCCTCGCCAGGGCCAAGGCCCTTGCGGTTTCGCATAATGCACCCGGTACGCTGGTGCTGGGCAGCGACTCCCTCGTCACCTGCGACGGTTTCCGGTTCGACAAGCCCGGAACGCGCGAGGCCGCGACCGAGCATCTCCGCTTCTTTTCCGGCAAGGTCATGAAGCTGCACAGCGCGGCAGCCCTGGCGCGCGATGGTGAAGTGGTCTGGGCTGACGGCGGCCTTGCCGAACTGCACGTGATCGCCATGTCCGATGGCTTCATCGCCGATTACCTCGAGGCCGAATGGCCCGAGGTCTCCGGCTGCGTCGGTGTCTTCCGCTTCGAAGGCCGGGGCGTGCAACTGTTCGAGAAAGTCGATGGCGACTATTTTACCATTCTGGGCATGCCGCTGCTCAAGGTGCAGGCGGCACTGCGCCAACTGGGAGTGATGAAGAAATGA
- the aroE gene encoding shikimate dehydrogenase has translation MTSSSRPQPYAEVIGDPIAQSKSPAIHNFWLGKQGIDARYEACRVAPGGLPDYLAARRADTGWRGCNVTMPHKQDIIPLLDRLDPLAQSIGAVNTVVREEDGTLVGYNTDVPGFLEPLRDRLDRQHLFRMARILGTGGAARAIIAALSRKGFVLVLAGRNPEKARALLDELATGDDHHAIDLAHFSQATDFAFDDRKGIMDLVVNASPLGMTGQAPLEFDFSHVPPGSVIYDIVTSPLETLFLKEAREAGFETVDGLSMLIGQAAFAFEKFFGTFPPRDSDAELREILLK, from the coding sequence ATGACTTCGTCCTCCCGGCCCCAGCCCTATGCCGAAGTGATCGGCGATCCCATCGCCCAGTCCAAGTCCCCGGCGATCCATAATTTCTGGCTCGGCAAGCAAGGGATCGATGCACGCTACGAGGCTTGCCGCGTCGCTCCCGGCGGCTTGCCAGATTACCTCGCGGCCCGCCGCGCCGATACCGGTTGGCGCGGCTGCAACGTGACGATGCCGCACAAGCAGGATATCATTCCGCTGCTCGACCGGCTCGATCCGCTCGCGCAGAGCATCGGCGCGGTCAACACCGTCGTGCGCGAGGAAGACGGGACCCTGGTGGGTTACAATACCGATGTCCCCGGCTTCCTAGAACCGCTTCGCGACCGGCTCGATCGGCAGCACCTTTTCCGCATGGCGCGTATCCTCGGCACTGGCGGAGCTGCCCGCGCCATCATTGCCGCGCTTTCCCGCAAGGGCTTTGTACTTGTCCTGGCCGGTCGCAATCCCGAAAAGGCGCGCGCCCTGCTCGACGAACTGGCGACCGGAGACGACCACCACGCGATCGACCTCGCCCATTTCAGCCAGGCGACCGATTTTGCCTTTGACGACCGCAAGGGCATCATGGACCTTGTCGTGAATGCCAGCCCCCTGGGGATGACCGGTCAGGCGCCGCTGGAATTTGATTTCAGTCATGTCCCTCCCGGCAGCGTCATTTATGACATTGTTACCAGTCCGCTGGAGACTCTTTTTCTGAAGGAGGCGCGCGAGGCCGGGTTCGAGACAGTGGACGGCCTGTCCATGCTGATCGGCCAGGCTGCATTTGCCTTCGAGAAGTTCTTCGGCACATTTCCACCACGCGACTCGGACGCCGAGCTTCGGGAGATCCTGCTCAAGTGA